One stretch of Arachis hypogaea cultivar Tifrunner chromosome 20, arahy.Tifrunner.gnm2.J5K5, whole genome shotgun sequence DNA includes these proteins:
- the LOC112784333 gene encoding uncharacterized protein: MSNPKNQSEDPNSPDPNWNSDPQLPLRNLAQIRTRLDSLHRFLSESITSNNPLSGDQSAAVSDQIASAIHQSIANASALVSYSKTFHSPGSTPAAAPPLPRVDLSASVEKLKRASDLKIEPPDEDTATDEFADSDEIVELDAVEILAEHLHFCEICGKGFRRDANLRMHMRAHGNQFKTPEALAKPENSSSAAVRSRFSCPFEGCNRNKNHRRFRPLKSMVCVKNHFKRSHCPKMYSCTRCHKKSFSVLSDLKSHMKNCGESKWKCSCGTTFSRKDKLFGHIALFEGHVPLLEDDNKGKHVQEDDDSDHFSDLPDGFFDDLGDLSSLGFPLI, encoded by the coding sequence ATGTCCAATCCCAAAAATCAGTCTGAGGATCCGAATTCTCCGGATCCGAATTGGAATTCGGATCCACAACTCCCGCTCCGTAACCTCGCACAGATCCGAACCCGACTCGATTCCCTCCATCGCTTTTTATCGGAATCCATCACCTCCAACAACCCTCTCTCCGGCGACCAATCCGCTGCCGTCTCCGATCAAATCGCCTCCGCCATCCACCAAAGCATCGCCAACGCCTCCGCCCTCGTCTCCTACTCTAAAACCTTCCACTCGCCGGGTTCCACTCCCGCCGCCGCGCCGCCGTTACCTAGGGTTGACCTATCAGCCAGTGTCGAGAAACTCAAACGCGCGTCGGATCTGAAAATCGAGCCGCCGGACGAGGACACCGCAACCGATGAGTTTGCCGATAGCGACGAGATCGTGGAGCTCGACGCCGTGGAGATCCTCGCGGAGCACCTTCACTTCTGCGAGATCTGCGGGAAAGGGTTCCGGCGAGACGCGAATCTGCGCATGCATATGCGCGCTCACGGGAACCAGTTCAAGACACCGGAGGCACTCGCGAAGCCGGAGAATTCGTCGTCCGCCGCCGTGCGCAGCCGGTTCTCGTGCCCGTTCGAGGGATGCAACAGGAACAAGAACCACCGGCGGTTCAGGCCGCTGAAATCGATGGTGTGTGTGAAGAATCACTTCAAGAGAAGCCACTGCCCGAAGATGTATTCGTGCACGCGGTGCCATAAGAAGAGCTTTTCGGTGCTCTCTGATCTGAAGAGCCACATGAAAAATTGCGGAGAGTCGAAGTGGAAGTGCTCTTGTGGGACCACGTTCTCAAGAAAGGATAAACTTTTTGGGCACATTGCTTTGTTTGAAGGGCATGTACCCTTGCTTGAAGACGATAATAAGGGCAAGCATGTGCAGGAAGATGATGATAGTGATCATTTTAGTGATTTGCCTGATGGCTTTTTTGATGATTTGGGTGATTTGAGCTCTTTAGGGTTTCCCTTAATTTAA